Part of the Bacillus sp. N1-1 genome, TTGTGATGACAACGATCGCGATAAGTGGAGACGGAACAGCTTTGGTGAAGCGTGGGACAATATAAATAATCGCAAGAGCACCTGCTACCATTAGATACATTGGCCAAGATTCACCAACAAAGTGTGGAAGCTGTGAGGTGAAAATTAAAATAGCCAGTGAGTTAACAAATCCAATCATGACAGACCGTGGGACAAACTTCATAAAGCGAGCAAGTTTAAATACGCCAAGGAAGAATTGGATCACTCCTGTTAAGATTGTTGCTGCAAGTAAATATTGTAGTCCGTGATCGGCGACTAGCGTTACCATCAGTAGCGCCATTGCCCCTGTTGCTGCAGAAATCATTCCTGGTCTACCGCCAACGAATGAAATCACTACGGCGATACAAAAGCTTGCGTATAGTCCAACCATTGGATCGACTCCAGCGATAATGGAAAAGGCAATAGCTTCTGGAATTAAGGCAAGTGCGACAACAATGCCTGCTAGGGTATCGTTTTTCACATTGCCAAACCAATCTTGTTTAATAGAAGATAAGTTCAATGTTGCACCTCTTTCTAAATCTATTATTGTGATGACTCCTAACTCTCATAGAAGTCGGGTCCGTTTACAACATGATGAAGTTTAGCACAGAATCTACGAAAATGGAAATAGGTATGTAAGCGAAAATCATAAGTATTATTCTTATGAATACTCCTATATACGCTTATATTCGCATGGATTTGTTTTTGATAATTTACTAGTAACACTATAAAAATAAGTGATTGCACCTGTTTTTAATCTAAAATAATCTAATTTGATATAATCTGTTATAATGAGTTATCATAATGGTGGAGTTTTGGTCCATAGTCGGAAGAACTTTGTTAGAATAGGGTGATAGGTTGATAAGGAGCGATAACATGAGTCAGGATAATGAGCATCATGATATTATGACGATCTCTCAAGTGGCGAAGTATTTTCAAATTAGTGAGATGACCACATATAAATTAGTTCAGGATGGCAAAATCCCGGCTTTTAAAATTGGCAGTCACTGGCGTATTCAAAAGTCTGATCTTACTGAATTAATTAAGAAGCTTAAGAACGGTGAGAGGATTTAGACGCGCTAAACGAAGAAAGCCCGATGATCCAAACGGATCATCGGGCTTTCTTCATTACTTATGAAGCAGAAGCTTCTCCTCTAAGCTCATTTTCAATGTCTTCAAGACTTCTTCCTTTTGTTTCTGGTACATATTTCATGACAAAGAAGAATGCAAATACGCCGATTACAGCAAAGATCACAAATACCCATGCTGTACCGAGAGCACCAAGTAAAACAGGGAAAAATAATGAAACAATTAGGTTTGATGCTGAAAGCAGGAGTGTCGTAAATCCTGTCGCTGCACCACGCGCTTTATTCGGGAAGAGTTCTGGTAGCATAACCCAAACAACCGGGCCCCAAGTGGCGGAGAAAAACACGATAAAGAGACCGAGAAAGACGACGGTTAACCAGGCAATCGTCGTGGTTAGTTCTGCAGTAAAGAGAATCGTTGCAAGAACCGCTAAGCTTAACGACATTCCGACATTACCGAGGAGTAATAATTTTTTTCGACCGAGTTTATCAATCGTAGCGATGGCAACAAGCGTCATTAAGACATTTACGATTCCGATCCCAAGCGTGCCTAGAATGGAGGCTGAATCACCGAGACCAGCTTTCGTGAAAATGGTAGGTGCATAGTAGATCACCGCATTAATACCGATTAACTGCTGAAAGATGGCGATCCCACTTCCAACGAGAAGCATCGGCCGAATCCATTTTGATTTAAGAACATCCCACGTGCTTTCTTCCACTTCTTCAATCTTCTTCATTTGCTTCATTTCTTCATCAATTTCATCTTGCTTTCGCGTTAAAGCCATGACGTTTCGCGCCTCATCTTCACGATTTCGTTTGATGAGCCAGCGCGGACTTTCTGGCATAAAGAGAACGCCAATCATTAAGACGAGTGCTGGAATGGAAGCGAGTCCAAGCATCCAGCGCCATCCCTCAATTGGTGCAAAAGCATAATTAATGAGGTAAGCAAGGACAATTCCTATCGTAATCATTAACTGATTAAGTGAAGCAAGTGCGCCCCTTGATCTCGTTGGCGCCATTTCTGATAAGTATACAGGTACAATGGCTGTGGATCCTCCGACAGCAAGTCCAAGAATAACGCGGCCAATAATTAAAACGACAGCATTCGGAGATAAAGCCAATACGAGTGAACCGATTAAATAAATGAGTGCGATTGCAAAAACAACCCGTCTTCGCCCGAACCGGTCTGAGACATATCCGCTCATGCCAGCCCCTACGATCGCACCGCCTAATAGCGAACTAACGACAACCCCTTGTAGAAAATCGGATAATGGGATGTCTTGTTCAATAAATAATAACGCGCCAGATATGACACCGGTATCATATCCATACAATAATCCTCCTAGCGCCCCGAAGAAAAAAATCCAACCTTTGCTTATGTTTCTTTTCATAGAAGTAACCACCTTTTCCACAACTTCCTTCTTCCAAATAACTTCCACTTTTTTGTTGGAAGCAAACATGTTGTTTGAGAAAGAATGTGTTCAGAAAAGAAAAGCTCTTTTCTTGACTTGTGACACGGTGTCACATATAGTGGGGGAGGTGATGTGACATTGTGTCATAATTTTGTTGGTAGGTGATTTAATGTGCCAAAAGCAACGTTCTTTAATTTAAAAGAAGAAAAGCGACAAATACTAATTGATGCAGCGAAACAGGAGTTTTCAAGAGTTTCTCTTTATGAAGCATCAATATCTAATATCCTAAAAACAGCTGGCATTCCAAGAGGCAGTTTTTATCAATACTTTGAGGATAAGGAAGATGCGTTTTTTTATTTATTAAATGAACATGCAAAAGAACGTCATGAATGTTTGGTTTCAAACTTGAAAAAGTTTGAAGGGGATTTGTTTAAAGCGATTAGTGAAATTTTTAGATCGACACTTGAGCATTCTGAGGATAAAGGGCAGAGGGATTTTATACGAAACGTATTACTTAACATGAACTACAAAATTGAAAACACGTTTTCGCAATATTTATCAGAAGACGTAGCAAATGAGCGCTATGATGACATTTATGATCTTGTTAATGCCGAACAGCTAAATGTATCAAGCAGAAAAGAAATGTTTCATGTGATGCAAATTCTAACCGCAGTTACCTTTCATAATTTGATTCACAGCGTTTCGAACAACTTATCGGTCTCAGCTGCAATGAAGAAATATGAGACGGAACTTAAATTATTGCAATCGGGTCTTATGCGATCGTCTTCTTAACGAACATCAAGAAAACAAACAGTGAGAAAGAAGGGAGAACATGAACGACAATCAACAATCAGGAGAAGGGATTGGCTCCTTTAACAAAGTGCCGCTTTTAATCGTCCTTTTATCCGGGGCTTTTGCAGCGATTTTAAATCAAACGCTACTTGCAACAGCTCTGCCTCATATTATGGTCGATCTCGATCTTGAGGCAAGTACAGCTCAGTGGTTAACGTCGATCTTCATGCTCGTCAATGGCGTGATGATTCCGATTACGGCATTTCTAATAGGGAAGTTCACCACAAGAACACTCTTTTTAACCGCGATGGGGTTATTTGCCGTCGGAACGGCGATTTGTGCGGTGGCACCGAATTTTCCACTTCTCATGGTCGGACGGATTATTCAGGCTTCTGGAGCAGGAATTATCATTCCCCTCATGCAAACGATCCTCTTTTTAATCTTTCCAGTTGAAAAACGCGGAACGGCCATGGGGATGTTTGGCCTTGTCATTTCATTTGCACCAGCAATCGGACCGACGTTATCCGGTTGGCTCGTCGAACAATATCCGTGGAGAAGTTTGTTTTATGTGATTCTTCCCATTGTGATTATTGATTTCTTTATTGCTTATTTGATTTTGAAAAACGTAACAGAGCAAACGAATCCGAAGCTTGATATTTTATCAATCGTCCTTTCTTCACTAGGATTTGGCGGTTTGCTGTACGGGTTTAGTAGTGCAGGTACGAATGGTTGGGCAAGCGAGCAGGTTATTATTTCCATGCTTATTGGCGCAGTTACGCTATGTTGGTTCATTTTACGTCAGTTAAAATTAAAACAGCCCGTGCTTCAGTTTAGAGTGTTTCAATATAAGCTCTTCACGTTAACAACTGTCTTAGGTATGGTTGTGTTTATCGCGATGATCGGGGCGGCAACTGTGCTTCCTTTGCTTATGCAAAATATGCTTGGGTTCACAGCGTTTGAATCAGGTTTAATGCTTTTACCTGGTGCTCTTATAATGGGCTTTATGAACCCTATTACTGGACGAATTTTTGATAAGTTTGGAGCAAAGTGGCTTGCGATCATTGGACTGGTTATTGTAACGGTGACGACATTTATGTTTACGAACTTAACGCCCGAAACAACGTTCATTTATCTTGCCGTTGTGAATGCGGTAAGAATGTTTGGAGTTGCCATGGTTATGATGCCGGTTACAACAGCTGGACTTAATCAGCTTCCAGCGCATCTTATTCCACATGGAACGGCCATGAACAACACAATGCGTCAAGTATCTGGTGCAGTTGGAACAGCGCTTCTCGTAACCGTCATGTCTCAAGCGGCACAGCCATCTCGTGGTGTGGAAGGTCTTGTCCACGGGGTGAATGTCTCCTTTATTGTTGCGGGGATTTCCGCGATCATTGGGCTCGTGATGGCATTCTTTATTAGGAAGCCGAAGTCTATTAAAGAAGATTCTGTCCAGGAAAGTAAAGTGGCAACTGAAAACTGAAAATTTTCTTTTCATTTTCAACTTGTTCATGTATACTAAATATAATTTAATTGAATTCCTTATCTAGAGAGGCAGAGGGACAGGCCCTATGAAGCCCGGCAACCATCAAGCATTAGTTTGAACGGTGCCAATTCCTGCAGACATACGTCTGGGAGATGAGGAAGAGTCCGTTTAAAACTCTTCCTTTTATTGTAAAAGGGAAGAGTTTTTTTGGATTCAACAACTGAATATTTTGGAATAAGGTGCTATGACCGTTTGTCGTAGCTTAAAAGGGAAGACCGGTGAGAAACCGGCGCGGTCCCGCCACTGTAAAGGAGAGCGACTTACTAACCACTGTCATTGATGGGAAGGGGTAAGAAGCGTTGAACCTGAGCCAGGATACCTGCCTTATACCTGCACATGTACTCTACGGGTTAATAGAGGAGGTGATGACATAAACCGTCTGATTGTTTAATTGGTGTATGGATCAATCTCTCTTTTCGTAAGGGAGATTTTTTTGTTGACAAAAAAAGAGAGGAAGATGGATATGACAGTGAGAAGCTCAAACTTAGGTTACCCACGGATTGGGGAGAAACGTGAATGGAAAAGGCTACTCGAACGTTTTTGGTCTGGTCAGGTGGAAGAGGACGTTTTCCAGGAACAGATGAAGGCGCTACGGCTTTCCTATTTAAAAAAACAGCAACTTAAAGGGATTAACCTCATACCAGTAAATGATTTCACCTTATATGATCATGTTCTTGATACGGCTGTTATGTTCGGCATTGTTCCAGATCGTTTTGAGCATAAGGGAGGAGAGGTTTCGTTACAAACTTATTTCGAGATGGCAAGAGGCACCGAAGAATCGTCAGCCATTGAGATGACGAAATGGTATAACACAAATTATCATTATCTTGTACCCGAACTTGAAGCTTGTTCTCCCTCCCTTGTTCATAACCGTCCCCTTTCTTCCTATCGAGAAGCGGTACAAGAGCTAGGGATTGAAGGGAAACCGGTCATACTTGGCCCTATAAGCTTTGTTTTATTATCAAAAGGATATCGAGAGCATCAGCTTTACGATGTTATTGATCAATTCCTTCCATGTTATCAACAAATTTTACATGAGTTAGATAAGGAAGGTGTGAAATGGGTTCAAATGGATGAACCGTCATTAACAACAAGTATTTCAAAAGATGTGCAGAGGAAAGTTACAGAAGTCTATCACGCGTTGAAAAAATCAGCGCCGAATCTGAAAATCCTGTTGCAAACTTACTTTGAAAGCGTGACACACTATGAGGATGTCATCAATCTTCCTGTACAGGGAATTGGTCTTGATTTTGTCCATGATCGTGGAGAGAACTTTAAGGCGGTAACCGAAAAAGGCTTTCCGAAAGACAAGTTACTCGCTGCTGGAGTTATTGATGGCCGTAATATTTGGCGTGCTAATTTAAAAGAGAAGCGCAACTTAGTGAAAAACCTTACATCATTGATCAAAAAAGAAAAACTTATTATCCAACCCTCTTCCAGTTTATTGCACGTTCCAGTTACTGTAAATAGTGAGGCGGCACTCCCTTCACTTCTTAAAAATGCACTTTCATTTGCGGATCAGAAGCTAGATGAAGTCACCTTCCTGACAAATGCTTTACATCATGAAGAAACTATGAAGAAAGTGTTCGAGGAGAGTGATGACGTGATTCAGAAGCTGAATGAATCCCCTGAGCGTAGGAAGGAAAAGGTTACGATCAATGTTGATGACGTGAATAATGTTAAACGAAAAGCTGCATTTAATAGAAGATACGAGTTACAAAAAAATAAGTTAGACTTGCCATTCCTTCCTACGACAACGATTGGGAGTTTCCCACAAACAAAAGAGATTCGTAAACTGCGTCTTGAGTGGCGAAAAGGGGAACTCGATGAAAAGTCTTATCGACAATATATTGAGAAAGAAATTAAAAAATGGATCGAGATTCAGGAAGAGATTGGACTTGACGTCCTCGTCCATGGAGAATTTGAGCGTACAGATATGGTGGAATATTTTGGTGAAAAATTAGAAGGATTTCAATTCACTAAATTTGGATGGGTGCAGTCATATGGCTCACGGTGTGTGAAACCACCGATTATCTATGGAAATGTATCATTTCGAAAGCCAATGACGGTAAAAGAAACAGTTTATGCCCAGTCATTAACAAATCATCCTGTCAAAGGCATGCTAACTGGACCGATTACAATTGTAAATTGGTCATTTGTTCGAGAGGATCGACCCAAAGTAGATATTTGTAATCAAGTTGCTCTAGCACTTCGGAAGGAAGTGGAGGCTCTTGAAGGCAACCAGATTCGTATCATCCAAGTAGATGAGCCGGCATTAAGAGAAGGACTTCCTTTAAAAAAAGAGCTTCAACAACGCTATCTTGATGAGGCTGTCTATGCATTTAAACTTACCACCTCTTCAGTCGCAAATGAAACGCAAATTCACACGCATATGTGTTACTCAGAATTTGAAGAAATTATTCAGGCGATTAAGGATCTGGATGCTGATGTTATATCGATTGAAACCTCAAGAAGTCATGGTGAATTGATAAAAGCTTTTGAAGATAGCACCTATGATAATGGCATTGGGCTTGGAGTATATGACATACATAGCCCTCGCGTTCCTCATATAGAAGAAATGATAGGAAATATTGAGCGGCCCCTTCAAGTACTCAAGTCGAATTTATTCTGGATTAATCCTGATTGTGGGCTAAAAACCAGAGGACAGGCTGAAACGATTGAAGCGTTAAGTGTAATGGTAGAGGCAGCAAAGCAAATACGAAAAAAGCATCATATTACGGCTAACAAATAAAACGATTTCCTTCCTTATACGCTGATTCCACTAAATATTAGTCAGAGGGAATGTTGAAAATGAACTGCCTTTGCTCTCATGAAGTTGAGCTTCAGAAGTAACCGCTACTATCTTTATCGACGCTGATGAAACGAACCCTCTGTTCATTCGTATAGTGAGATAACTATAAAAAAGGAGCGGTATTTCATGAAAAAATCGAAGAATGAAAGCAAGATGGGAGTAGGGATGGGTCTTGGAGTGGCGATCGGAGCAGGAGTAGGGGTTGCGCTCGATAACATTGCTGTTGGAATTGGTGTTGGAATCGCGCTAGGAGTAGCTTATGGTACTAGTATAAATAAAAAGAAGGGATAGCAGAAAGGCAGCTCAACCTACAATGAGGTTGAGCTGCTTGTTTATTTGTTTTGGTCTGCATACACGGTCATAGCATCTCTCATAAAAAGCGCGAGGCCTTCTCCGTATTGATCAATGTTCTTCGTAAAGCGCTCATCATCGATATACATTTGACCAAGCCCTTGAAACGCTTCAAGCGTATAATGGTACCCAAAGTTCTTATTAAGAAATTCATACCACTCGTGAATGGCATTTTGTGCTTCTTCTGAATCGGGTGATCCGAGTCTTAAATTGGCAAGCTTTCTATAAATCGTATGGAACGACTGACCGAGCGCATCTGTTTCATTTCTAGATAAGTTCTTAAGCTTTTGTGTTGATTTGTTAACGGCTTCGTCTCCAAACTTTTCTCGAGCTTCTTGTTCATACTGGTTTTGAGCAAAGTCTAAGCCTTTAAATTTCTCTTGATCTGTCATAGTCCGTTCTCCTTTCACATTCTGAATCGTTTGGTCGATCGTTGCAATGATCGTTTCCAGACGCTCTTTCTTTTCGACCAGTCTTCCTTTTTGATAGTGCAGTGCTTCAAGTTGATTGAAATCAGGGCGTTCTAAAATATTTTTGATTTTCTTAAGTGGGAAATCAAGTGCCTTAAAGAACAAAATTTGCTGTAGCTTTTCAATATCATCGTTCGTATAAAGACGATAGCCGGTTTCTGTAGTTGCTGGCGCTAAGAGTCCAATTTCGTCATAGTAATGAAGGGTTCTGATGGTAATGCCAGTTAAATTAGCAACTTCTTTAACCTGCTTCATAACAACATTTCCTCCTTTCAAATTTAACTTTAGAGGATTACGTAACGTAAGAGTCAACATAAAAGATAAACCTCTTTAGTTTTATTTACAAGATTCCCATCGTTCTCGATATCTTTCCAGCGGAATGTTATTATTTAGGTAAATCTAGTAAGTTTTCAGAATAACGGCTGACACACAATTTTTCCCCTTTCGCGATATGACAAGCACAAGGAGGAGCATATGCAGGAAAAGTCAATGGTTTTAAGTGATGGAAGAAGACTTGGCTATTGGGGTTATGGTGACCAAACAGGGATACCAATCATGCTTTTTCATGGAACGCCAGGATCACGCATCTGGTTTTTAGAAGATGATGAACTGGCAAAAGCAATGGGCATTTACTTAATTTCAATCGATAGACCAGGATACGGACTTTCGACTTTTCAACATAACAGAACGATTCTAGACTGGGCTGTTGATGTTGAGGAGCTTGCATCACATCTTGGTTTAAACCGCTTTTCTATCCTGGGTGTTTCTGGAGGGGGACCATTTGCAGCGGCGTGCGCTTTTGCTTTACCTGATCGGATTCATCATACCGCACTTGTTTCTTCAGCTACGCCATTTCGAAAGGGGAAAGCGCCAAAGGAAATGGCGAAAGAAAATCGCATTGCCTTTTTTCTAACAAAGTACTTTCCATGGGTGATTAGGAAAGCGAACCTTGCTCAAAAGAAAATGCTAGAGAAAAATCCAGCGAAATACAAGTCCTCCATGTTAACTGCAACTCACCGTCATCTCTCAGAGTGGGATCGCGAATTGCTAAGAGAAGAACCACTTGTGGAAACGAGCTACTATCATGCAAAAGAAGCTTATCGGCAAGGTGTAGAAGGTGTGATGTATGAAACGCAGCTCTTATCAAAGGACTGGGGCTTTGAGATTAGTGAGATTCGAAGCCCACTAAGAATTTGGCATGGAGATAAAGATACGCTCTCACCAGTGAGCGAAATTCGTAAGCTGGCAGCACATATTTCATCATTGGAAATTACTGTTGTTGATGAAGGAGGTCATTTTTTAACTGAAAACGAAGATCTTTGGGCTGATATGTTACGATATTTAAAAGATAGCAGTAAAAAAATGGTGTTTACGTAAACGCTTAGACAGTGGAGATGATGAATTGAAAACAGAAAGAGAAAAAATGGTAAGCGGAGAGCTTTATCGTCCCGACGATCAAATGCTACTGGAGGATCGCCTTCATGCACGGCAGATAACAAGATTGTATAATCAAACGATTGAAACAGATTTAGAAGAAAGAACGAGATTGTTAAAGACCTTTTTTGGTTCAACGAAACAGAACGTGTACATTGAACCCACGTTTAAATGTGATTACGGTTACAACATTCATGTGGGAGAGAACTTTTTCGCGAATTTCGACTGCGTGTTTCTCGATATTTGTGAGATTCGCTTTGGCGACAATTGTATGTTAGCCCCAGGTGTACATATTTATGCCGCCACGCATCCGCTCGATCCAACTGAACGTAATTCAGGTCAAGAATATGGAAAGCCTGTTTTGATTGGAGACAACGTTTGGATTGGTGGAGGCGCGATCATCAATCCAGGTGTAACGATTGGAAATAATGCCGTTATCGCTTCTGGAGCGGTGGTTGTTAAGGATGTGCCGGCAAATGTGGTGGTTGGTGGGAATCCAGCGAAGATTATAAAGGTTATCGAAAAGTGAATTGTTAGAAAAGTCATAAAGGTTGTTGAAAACGGTTAAGAAGTGGTGTATAGTTTTGATTAATAAAGTTACCAAAACGTTTCGGAAATGATGAGGGTTGTGAGAGAAGCTAATGGCAACGATTAAAGATATTGCAAAAGCAGCAGGCGTTTCCGTCACTACAGTGTCCAGAGCATTAAATGGGTATTCTGATGTGAGTGAGCGTACGAGAAAGAAAATCAAGCAGATTGCAGATGACCTTTCCTATAGTCCTAACGCGTTAGCCAGGAGTCTCGTCATGAACAAAACGAAGACAATCGGCTTACTTGTTTCAGGGATTTCAAGAGAAGGGGCGAAGGATAACATTGTTTTTGAAGTGTTAACAGGCGTGAATGAATACTGTGGTCACGTGGATTACGATATTGTGTTATTCAATACATCAAGCAGTCAGCAAAAGCAGAAGACCTATACGCAACTTTGTCGAGAACGACGCGTGGACGGAGTGGTCATCCAAGGAATTAAAAACGATGATCCCTATTTAATGGAAGTCGTTGAAAGCGATATTCCCTGCGTCCTCGTTGATATTCCCATCCAGGGAGATACGGTTGGCTATGTCGCCACTGACAATGTGGCAGGTGCGAAAGAGGCCGTCCAACATCTCGTCGATCTTGGCCACAGGCAAATCGGCATGATCAATGGGCATGACCGTGCTTTTGTTAGTCAAGAACGGATTCAGGGCTATCAAGATGGTTTAGAAAGCAATCACCTTCCATATAAGGAGGAGCTCGTCTATAACGGTGGGTTTTCTGAAAAACAAGCTGAAGAAGCAGCAGTTTCATTACTAAACACATTACCAGAGACGTCAGCTATTTTTTGTGCCAGTGATTTAATGGCATTTGGCGTCATGAGAGCAGCGAAACGTGTAGGAAGAAAGGTACCAGAAGAATTATCCATTATTGGGTATGATAATATTATTCTCTCAAGCTATGTCACTCCTTCTCTAACTACAATCTCTCAGGATATGTTTCAAATTGGCTACTCGGCTGCCGAGTTGTTGATTGATTTATTAGAAGGTGGAAACCCACCAAGAAGCAAAATCGTTTCCCATGAACTAGTCGTTAGGGAATCAACTTGTCAACGTAGCAAGCAATAAACCTGAGCCTTCAGGTTTCTTTTTAGAAGAAAATCCGAAACGTTTAGGGTTTTCTTCGCCTCTTTTCCAAAACGTTTAAGTAGGAGGATATGATGGAGTATCGAGTAATAAAAGAAAATGACTTATTTCTATTAACAGATGAGAAAGGCAATATTCCAAATGATCACCCTTATGGACCTGGCCTTTATAAAAAGGACACAAGGTTTCTAAGTAGTTTTGAGATGAAGATTAATGGAAAAGAACCAATCTTACTTTCCTCAGAAGCAAAAAAAAGCTATGAAAATGAAATGATCCTGACAAATCCTCATATGGAAGAGAACGGACGGTTGATTTTATGGAGAGAGTCCATTGAACTAAAACGTAAACGCTTTATTTATGAAGACGTTTTGTATGAGCAAGTGGTTGTTAAGAATTATTATCCGAAGCCTCTTACGTTTCAAATTAGTTTTACTATCGACATTGATTTTGCAGATATGTTTCTAATTAGAGGATTTCAAAGTGGCAAAGTTGGATCACGGACTGGCGTTGAGGTGGGGGCCCATTCTCTGACTTACGACTATGAAGGGGCAGACAATGTTAGGCGGTCATCAATCGTAAGCTGGGATCGTGAACCGATAGAAGTGAAGGAAGGATATGTGAATTTTGAATTCAATCTTATTCATGGTGAGGAACAGACGCTTACATTTAAAGTAAACCCG contains:
- a CDS encoding sugar porter family MFS transporter translates to MFASNKKVEVIWKKEVVEKVVTSMKRNISKGWIFFFGALGGLLYGYDTGVISGALLFIEQDIPLSDFLQGVVVSSLLGGAIVGAGMSGYVSDRFGRRRVVFAIALIYLIGSLVLALSPNAVVLIIGRVILGLAVGGSTAIVPVYLSEMAPTRSRGALASLNQLMITIGIVLAYLINYAFAPIEGWRWMLGLASIPALVLMIGVLFMPESPRWLIKRNREDEARNVMALTRKQDEIDEEMKQMKKIEEVEESTWDVLKSKWIRPMLLVGSGIAIFQQLIGINAVIYYAPTIFTKAGLGDSASILGTLGIGIVNVLMTLVAIATIDKLGRKKLLLLGNVGMSLSLAVLATILFTAELTTTIAWLTVVFLGLFIVFFSATWGPVVWVMLPELFPNKARGAATGFTTLLLSASNLIVSLFFPVLLGALGTAWVFVIFAVIGVFAFFFVMKYVPETKGRSLEDIENELRGEASAS
- a CDS encoding LacI family DNA-binding transcriptional regulator, giving the protein MATIKDIAKAAGVSVTTVSRALNGYSDVSERTRKKIKQIADDLSYSPNALARSLVMNKTKTIGLLVSGISREGAKDNIVFEVLTGVNEYCGHVDYDIVLFNTSSSQQKQKTYTQLCRERRVDGVVIQGIKNDDPYLMEVVESDIPCVLVDIPIQGDTVGYVATDNVAGAKEAVQHLVDLGHRQIGMINGHDRAFVSQERIQGYQDGLESNHLPYKEELVYNGGFSEKQAEEAAVSLLNTLPETSAIFCASDLMAFGVMRAAKRVGRKVPEELSIIGYDNIILSSYVTPSLTTISQDMFQIGYSAAELLIDLLEGGNPPRSKIVSHELVVRESTCQRSKQ
- a CDS encoding TetR/AcrR family transcriptional regulator encodes the protein MPKATFFNLKEEKRQILIDAAKQEFSRVSLYEASISNILKTAGIPRGSFYQYFEDKEDAFFYLLNEHAKERHECLVSNLKKFEGDLFKAISEIFRSTLEHSEDKGQRDFIRNVLLNMNYKIENTFSQYLSEDVANERYDDIYDLVNAEQLNVSSRKEMFHVMQILTAVTFHNLIHSVSNNLSVSAAMKKYETELKLLQSGLMRSSS
- a CDS encoding alpha/beta hydrolase, encoding MQEKSMVLSDGRRLGYWGYGDQTGIPIMLFHGTPGSRIWFLEDDELAKAMGIYLISIDRPGYGLSTFQHNRTILDWAVDVEELASHLGLNRFSILGVSGGGPFAAACAFALPDRIHHTALVSSATPFRKGKAPKEMAKENRIAFFLTKYFPWVIRKANLAQKKMLEKNPAKYKSSMLTATHRHLSEWDRELLREEPLVETSYYHAKEAYRQGVEGVMYETQLLSKDWGFEISEIRSPLRIWHGDKDTLSPVSEIRKLAAHISSLEITVVDEGGHFLTENEDLWADMLRYLKDSSKKMVFT
- the metE gene encoding 5-methyltetrahydropteroyltriglutamate--homocysteine S-methyltransferase; translated protein: MTVRSSNLGYPRIGEKREWKRLLERFWSGQVEEDVFQEQMKALRLSYLKKQQLKGINLIPVNDFTLYDHVLDTAVMFGIVPDRFEHKGGEVSLQTYFEMARGTEESSAIEMTKWYNTNYHYLVPELEACSPSLVHNRPLSSYREAVQELGIEGKPVILGPISFVLLSKGYREHQLYDVIDQFLPCYQQILHELDKEGVKWVQMDEPSLTTSISKDVQRKVTEVYHALKKSAPNLKILLQTYFESVTHYEDVINLPVQGIGLDFVHDRGENFKAVTEKGFPKDKLLAAGVIDGRNIWRANLKEKRNLVKNLTSLIKKEKLIIQPSSSLLHVPVTVNSEAALPSLLKNALSFADQKLDEVTFLTNALHHEETMKKVFEESDDVIQKLNESPERRKEKVTINVDDVNNVKRKAAFNRRYELQKNKLDLPFLPTTTIGSFPQTKEIRKLRLEWRKGELDEKSYRQYIEKEIKKWIEIQEEIGLDVLVHGEFERTDMVEYFGEKLEGFQFTKFGWVQSYGSRCVKPPIIYGNVSFRKPMTVKETVYAQSLTNHPVKGMLTGPITIVNWSFVREDRPKVDICNQVALALRKEVEALEGNQIRIIQVDEPALREGLPLKKELQQRYLDEAVYAFKLTTSSVANETQIHTHMCYSEFEEIIQAIKDLDADVISIETSRSHGELIKAFEDSTYDNGIGLGVYDIHSPRVPHIEEMIGNIERPLQVLKSNLFWINPDCGLKTRGQAETIEALSVMVEAAKQIRKKHHITANK
- a CDS encoding maltose acetyltransferase domain-containing protein, whose amino-acid sequence is MKTEREKMVSGELYRPDDQMLLEDRLHARQITRLYNQTIETDLEERTRLLKTFFGSTKQNVYIEPTFKCDYGYNIHVGENFFANFDCVFLDICEIRFGDNCMLAPGVHIYAATHPLDPTERNSGQEYGKPVLIGDNVWIGGGAIINPGVTIGNNAVIASGAVVVKDVPANVVVGGNPAKIIKVIEK
- a CDS encoding helix-turn-helix domain-containing protein, which produces MSQDNEHHDIMTISQVAKYFQISEMTTYKLVQDGKIPAFKIGSHWRIQKSDLTELIKKLKNGERI
- a CDS encoding DHA2 family efflux MFS transporter permease subunit, which produces MNDNQQSGEGIGSFNKVPLLIVLLSGAFAAILNQTLLATALPHIMVDLDLEASTAQWLTSIFMLVNGVMIPITAFLIGKFTTRTLFLTAMGLFAVGTAICAVAPNFPLLMVGRIIQASGAGIIIPLMQTILFLIFPVEKRGTAMGMFGLVISFAPAIGPTLSGWLVEQYPWRSLFYVILPIVIIDFFIAYLILKNVTEQTNPKLDILSIVLSSLGFGGLLYGFSSAGTNGWASEQVIISMLIGAVTLCWFILRQLKLKQPVLQFRVFQYKLFTLTTVLGMVVFIAMIGAATVLPLLMQNMLGFTAFESGLMLLPGALIMGFMNPITGRIFDKFGAKWLAIIGLVIVTVTTFMFTNLTPETTFIYLAVVNAVRMFGVAMVMMPVTTAGLNQLPAHLIPHGTAMNNTMRQVSGAVGTALLVTVMSQAAQPSRGVEGLVHGVNVSFIVAGISAIIGLVMAFFIRKPKSIKEDSVQESKVATEN
- a CDS encoding MerR family transcriptional regulator is translated as MKQVKEVANLTGITIRTLHYYDEIGLLAPATTETGYRLYTNDDIEKLQQILFFKALDFPLKKIKNILERPDFNQLEALHYQKGRLVEKKERLETIIATIDQTIQNVKGERTMTDQEKFKGLDFAQNQYEQEAREKFGDEAVNKSTQKLKNLSRNETDALGQSFHTIYRKLANLRLGSPDSEEAQNAIHEWYEFLNKNFGYHYTLEAFQGLGQMYIDDERFTKNIDQYGEGLALFMRDAMTVYADQNK